A genomic stretch from Solanum stenotomum isolate F172 chromosome 8, ASM1918654v1, whole genome shotgun sequence includes:
- the LOC125873599 gene encoding uncharacterized protein LOC125873599 has protein sequence MEILINQRIVGLNPKGSPSKNSRRPRQNPGRRGGLEIVFNQQ, from the exons ATGGAGATTTTGATCAATCAACG TATTGTAGGGCTTAACCCCAAAGGGAGCCCTTCCAAAAATTCTCGACGGCCAAGGCAGAACCCAGGCCGAAGAGGGGGTTTGGAAATAGTTTTCAACCAGCAATAG